Proteins encoded together in one Aurantiacibacter aquimixticola window:
- a CDS encoding FadR/GntR family transcriptional regulator, with translation MTAKRLYQDIARKIAELIDAGAYPAGSRLPGERDLAEKFGVSRVTIREAEIALQAIGRLEIKTGSGVYVSESKPQLVDAMPSASAFEVTEARLLVEAEAAALAARNITDADIARLEELIEAMGDSDADAANAADEKFHETIAQASNNSAIVHTVKQLWQMRETIPQVKQTYEAVCVHDAKQRIEEHREVFDALRARDAGAARAAMRGHFQRLLEAMLETTEKQALAEVQQRASESRERFLAAAKLN, from the coding sequence ATGACCGCGAAACGGCTGTATCAGGACATCGCCCGCAAGATCGCGGAATTGATCGACGCGGGCGCATATCCCGCCGGTTCGCGCCTTCCGGGCGAGCGTGATCTTGCAGAGAAGTTCGGCGTCAGCCGGGTGACCATTCGAGAGGCGGAGATTGCTCTCCAGGCCATCGGCCGGCTCGAGATCAAGACAGGTTCCGGCGTCTATGTCAGCGAGAGCAAGCCGCAGCTGGTCGATGCCATGCCCAGCGCGAGCGCGTTCGAAGTGACCGAAGCCCGGCTGCTGGTAGAAGCGGAAGCGGCGGCACTGGCAGCGCGCAACATCACCGATGCCGATATCGCCAGGCTGGAAGAGCTGATCGAGGCGATGGGCGACAGCGATGCCGACGCAGCCAATGCGGCGGATGAGAAGTTTCACGAAACCATCGCGCAGGCGTCGAACAATTCCGCCATCGTTCACACCGTCAAGCAGCTTTGGCAGATGCGCGAGACCATCCCGCAGGTGAAGCAGACCTATGAAGCGGTGTGCGTTCACGATGCCAAGCAACGTATCGAGGAGCATCGCGAAGTGTTCGATGCACTGAGAGCGCGTGATGCGGGCGCGGCGCGCGCGGCGATGCGTGGACATTTCCAGCGCCTGCTCGAAGCGATGCTGGAAACGACGGAAAAGCAGGCGCTGGCCGAAGTGCAACAGCGTGCGAGCGAGAGCCGCGAACGCTTTCTGGCGGCAGCGAAGCTAAACTGA
- a CDS encoding polysaccharide lyase 6 family protein: MLGRLALSAVAVVCVAHPVAAQDILVSTQAQYERAADEVEAGNTIVLADGEWRDFEIVITGEGRADAPITLRAQTPGGVILTGQSNLRIGGEHVVVSGLVFRDGYSPTGEVISFRRDSDDLARNSRVTETVIDGFSKPNRTETDYWVGIYGQNNRFDHNHLSGKTNAGVTLAVRLNTEESRENDHRIDHNYFGPRPNLGSNGGETLRIGTSHYAQFASNTTVENNVFDRTSGEVEIISSKSGGNTLRGNLFLRSRGGLTLRHGDGNLVEGNVFLGQGVDHTGGIRVINQRQTVRGNYMEGLRGTGFASALTVMNGVPNSPANRYVQVVDAEIERNTIIDSTRITLGAGADEERSAAPVDTSFASNLMSGQGEGPFIRVDADVSGIDFANNAVLSGVLDDAVADLPRADSEMVRAANGLLYPTDTALADIGVPRDMRVLQLSDVGIDWYPKPGEPAEFGSGQRIVVGEGASALLAAMAGAQDGDQIVLSPGTYEIDRTIPVAARVAVSGSPDGETVITFARPTLFELQTGGGLRLSDLTIDGAAAPDSSANAVIRTSTMPVSGNLAIEMDGVTVRNLDVNSDFDVIYFGASTLADSVRIIDSTFTDISGTVVSAASEADDQGRYNVEYLDIEGSQFRNVRGGVADVYRGGRDESTFGPHVGITGSSFVDVGEGSGASLTLHGVQRTEIARNRFESSAPIAITHTVGVPVTALSNNDFVATPEPLLTEMNYPGEPRVEMVDNTYAAEVGQ, translated from the coding sequence ATGCTCGGCAGGCTCGCGCTTTCAGCGGTGGCAGTGGTGTGCGTGGCGCACCCCGTTGCGGCACAGGACATCTTGGTCAGCACGCAGGCCCAGTATGAGCGCGCCGCCGACGAGGTCGAGGCGGGCAACACCATCGTCCTTGCGGACGGCGAATGGCGCGATTTCGAAATCGTCATTACCGGCGAGGGCCGCGCCGACGCCCCGATTACCCTGCGCGCACAGACGCCGGGCGGCGTCATACTGACCGGACAATCGAATTTGCGGATCGGCGGCGAGCATGTCGTCGTTTCGGGCCTCGTCTTCCGCGATGGCTACAGCCCGACCGGTGAAGTCATTTCCTTCCGCCGCGACAGTGACGATCTGGCCCGCAATTCGCGCGTGACGGAAACGGTGATCGACGGGTTCAGCAAGCCCAACCGGACCGAGACGGATTACTGGGTGGGCATTTACGGCCAGAACAATCGCTTCGATCACAATCACCTGTCCGGAAAGACCAATGCCGGTGTCACGCTCGCCGTGCGGCTGAACACGGAGGAAAGCCGGGAGAACGATCACCGCATCGATCATAACTATTTCGGCCCGCGGCCCAATCTCGGCAGCAATGGCGGGGAGACGCTGCGCATCGGCACCAGCCATTATGCGCAGTTCGCTTCCAACACGACAGTCGAGAACAATGTCTTCGATCGGACCAGCGGCGAAGTCGAGATTATCTCCTCCAAGTCGGGCGGCAATACGCTGCGCGGAAATCTTTTCCTGCGTTCTCGCGGCGGGCTGACGCTGCGCCACGGCGATGGCAATCTGGTGGAAGGCAATGTCTTCCTTGGCCAGGGCGTTGATCATACGGGCGGCATTCGTGTCATCAACCAGCGCCAGACGGTGCGCGGCAATTACATGGAAGGGCTGCGCGGCACCGGATTTGCGAGCGCGCTGACCGTGATGAACGGCGTGCCCAACTCGCCGGCGAACCGCTACGTTCAGGTCGTCGATGCGGAAATAGAGCGCAACACGATCATCGACAGCACGCGCATCACGCTTGGCGCGGGCGCCGATGAAGAACGCAGCGCGGCGCCGGTGGACACCAGCTTTGCGTCCAATCTGATGTCCGGCCAAGGCGAAGGCCCATTCATCCGCGTTGACGCCGATGTTTCAGGCATCGATTTTGCAAACAATGCGGTGCTTTCGGGCGTGCTCGACGACGCGGTGGCCGACTTGCCGCGCGCGGATAGCGAGATGGTGCGCGCCGCCAACGGGCTTCTCTACCCCACCGATACCGCCCTTGCCGATATCGGCGTCCCGCGGGACATGCGGGTGCTCCAGCTCTCCGATGTCGGTATCGACTGGTACCCCAAGCCGGGCGAGCCGGCCGAGTTCGGAAGCGGGCAGCGCATCGTGGTCGGCGAAGGCGCATCGGCATTGCTCGCGGCGATGGCCGGGGCGCAGGACGGCGATCAGATCGTCCTGTCGCCGGGCACCTACGAGATCGACCGCACAATCCCGGTCGCTGCGCGGGTGGCCGTCAGCGGATCGCCCGATGGCGAGACGGTGATCACTTTCGCCCGCCCGACGCTCTTCGAATTGCAGACGGGGGGCGGATTGCGGCTTTCCGACCTGACCATCGATGGTGCCGCTGCGCCCGATTCCTCTGCCAACGCGGTCATCCGCACTTCCACCATGCCGGTCAGCGGCAATCTGGCGATCGAGATGGATGGCGTCACCGTCCGCAATCTCGACGTCAATAGCGATTTCGACGTGATCTATTTCGGCGCATCGACGCTGGCGGACAGCGTTCGCATCATCGACAGCACCTTCACGGATATCAGCGGGACGGTCGTCTCCGCTGCGTCCGAAGCGGACGATCAGGGCCGTTACAATGTCGAATATCTCGACATCGAAGGATCGCAATTCCGCAATGTGCGCGGCGGTGTGGCGGACGTCTATCGCGGCGGGCGGGACGAAAGCACCTTCGGCCCGCATGTCGGCATCACCGGCTCCAGCTTCGTCGATGTGGGCGAGGGGTCGGGCGCATCGCTGACGTTGCACGGCGTCCAGCGCACGGAGATTGCGCGCAACCGCTTCGAAAGCTCGGCCCCGATTGCCATCACCCACACGGTGGGCGTGCCGGTGACCGCGCTCAGCAATAACGATTTCGTCGCGACGCCGGAGCCGCTCCTTACCGAGATGAACTATCCCGGCGAACCGCGTGTCGAGATGGTGGACAACACTTACGCTGCGGAGGTCGGCCAATGA